The following are from one region of the Salvia splendens isolate huo1 chromosome 2, SspV2, whole genome shotgun sequence genome:
- the LOC121772058 gene encoding uncharacterized protein LOC121772058, producing the protein MKNDDSFKKPGSIPFKWEIRPGVPKPQTQPGRRLLESGSEKQHQRKQKVASIQETPRKLKPPPAGLCFQPPMEPQTRTRSIRSSPRTLSDRIGSPRTLLLARPDVVITAGCFPSPRKPKNVKGARSVPESDYYSDLEVSSRWSFSSRKTVPTSSPSIHGSSPRPVSDAEWAGFGLF; encoded by the coding sequence ATGAAAAATGATGATTCCTTCAAGAAGCCCGGATCCATTCCCTTCAAATGGGAGATCCGACCCGGAGTCCCCAAGCCCCAAACACAGCCGGGTCGTCGCCTGCTTGAATCCGGATCCGAAAAGCAGCACCAGAGGAAGCAAAAGGTAGCAAGCATTCAAGAAACACCAAGAAAGCTCAAACCGCCACCAGCCGGGTTATGCTTCCAGCCCCCCATGGAGCCCCAAACCCGAACCCGCTCCATCCGATCATCACCACGCACACTATCGGATCGGATCGGGTCGCCACGCACATTGCTTCTTGCCCGACCCGACGTGGTTATCACGGCCGGGTGCTTCCCATCGCCCCGGAAACCGAAGAATGTGAAGGGGGCTAGATCCGTACCCGAATCCGATTACTATTCGGATCTTGAGGTCTCGTCGCGGTGGTCCTTTTCGAGTAGGAAAACAGTCCCAACGTCGTCTCCTTCCATCCACGGGTCATCGCCCCGACCCGTTTCCGATGCTGAATGGGCAGGATTCGGGTTATTTTAG